One Drechmeria coniospora strain ARSEF 6962 chromosome 01, whole genome shotgun sequence genomic region harbors:
- a CDS encoding calcium-transporting ATPase 3, with the protein MGETVNVSTNGAQHANSTADPSALAANPDDKPPIPGPDRRDVKEALRAKVAVDEKSSPSSTAVDDKPACSHPHTLSAEHVARQLATDTSDGLNDDEVASRLARDGPNAIKGAKGPSVWEIFLQQVANALTVILIAVAGLSFGIGDFIEGAVVVAVILLNIVVGLIQDYRAEQTIQSLYALSTPKCNVVRNGQAETVQAETLVVGDVVSLVTGDVVPADLRLVQGINFSTDEAHLTGESVAISKKPDAVLADADMPVGDRVNLAYSGSSVTRGRATGIVVSTGMDTEVGQIAEMLRSKPRVRRGDDAVTRVLFGAYHSLRGILGLEGTPLQVTLSKFALLLFTLAILLAVIVFSASLWDITDDVLLYGICVGVAVIPESLLAVLTVTMAVATKAMVKGHVIVRQMPSLEAVGGVTNICSDKTGTLTQGRMITRKVWLREDLVGSVDDTADPYDPSSGVVSWTASLADTCFEAFLNALVLCNNATVTDGKKEPETDSSSVTTAFEPAEWKAVGEPTEIALKVFALRFGRNKTSSDRFVAEHPFDSSCKLMSVVYDGPTDGRRFVHTKGAVEVMLPKLDETDQLKQAIHDEAEAMAADGLRVLCIANKVMGDRPEDDVQDRAKVECNLRFLGLAGLYDPPRPETAEAVRRCREAGISVHMVTGDHVKTATAIAHEVGILSKNAMPTARNVVMSAAEFGSLTDDEVDALESLPLVIARCSPLTKVRVIQALHRRKAFCIMTGDGVNDSPALKQADVGIAMGDRGSDVAKQASDMVLTDDNFASIVTGIQEGRRLADNIQKFLLHLLTSNLAQVVLLLIGLAFKDDEGIPVFPLSPLEILWANLVTSSPLALGLGLEEAQPDILQRPPRSLKSGVFTLELVRDQLVYGTLMGSLCLTSFMLVAYAASGDGYHPLPHGCNDGSAGDGLCHGVYQARATTFATLSFLLLVTAWEVKHFRRSLFAMDERWAGPCSVFKTVYHNRFLFWAVVAGFLVTFPIVYIPYLNTIVFKHEGLTWQWGVVFGCVAIYVALVEAWKAVKRRLRLSVDWRSSNPTVEQV; encoded by the exons ATGGGAGAAACCGTCAACGTTAGTACGAATGGTGCACAACACGCCAACTCCACTGCGGACCCGTCGGCCCTTGCTGCCAACCCAGACGACAAACCCCCTATACCGGGGCCCGATCGAAGGGACGTCAAGGAAGCGCTGCGTGCAAAAGTAGCCGTCGACGAAAagtcgtcaccgtcatccaCGGCGGTAGATGACAAGCCAGCCTGCTCCCATCCGCACACGCTCTCGGCCGAGCACGTCGCTCGTCAGCTCGCCACCGACACCAGCGATGGTctgaacgacgacgaggtcgcctCCCGGCTTGCCCGGGACGGCCCGAATGCCATCAAGGGGGCTAAAGGCCCGTCCGTCTGGGAAATCTTCCTCCAGCAGGTCGCCAACGCCCTGACAGTGatcctcatcgccgtcgccggcctctccttcggcatcggcgactTCATtgagggcgccgtcgtcgtggccgtcatcctcctcaaCATCGTTGTCGG CTTAATCCAGGACTACCGTGCCGAGCAGACCATCCAGTCCCTCTACGCCCTGTCTACGCCCAAGTGCAACGTCGTCCGCAACGGCCAGGCCGAGACGGTCCAGGCCGagacgctcgtcgtcggcgacgtcgtctccctcgtcaccggcgacgtcgtgccCGCCGACCTGCGCCTCGTCCAAGGCATCAACTTCTCCACCGACGAGGCCCACCTCACGGGCGAGTCGGTCGCCATCAGCAAGAagcccgacgccgtcctcgccgacgccgacatgcCCGTCGGCGACCGTGTCAACCTCGCCTACTCGGGCAGCTCCGTCACCCGCGGACGCGCcaccggcatcgtcgtctcgaCCGGCATGGACACCGAGGTCGGCCAGATCGCCGAGATGCTGCGCAGCAAGCCACGGGTccggcgcggcgacgacgccgtcacgAGAGTCCTCTTCGGCGCCTACCACAGCCTCcgcggcatcctcggcctcgagggaaCCCCTCTACAGGTGACCCTCTCCAAGTttgccctcctcctcttcaccctcgccatccttctcgccgtcatcgtcttcTCCGCGAGCCTCTGGGACATCACCGACGACGTGCTGCTCTACGGCAtctgcgtcggcgtcgccgtcatccccgagtcgctcctcgccgtcctcaccgtcaccatggccgtcgccaccaaGGCCATGGTCAAGGGCCACGTCATCGTCCGCCAGATGCCctccctcgaggccgtcggcggcgtcaccAACATCTGCTCCGACAAGACCGGAACCCTGACGCAGGGACGCATGATCACCCGCAAGGTCTGGCTTCGCGaggacctcgtcggctccgtcgacgacaccgCCGATCCCTACGACCCGAGCAGCGGCGTCGTCTCCTGGaccgcctccctcgccgacaCCTGCTTCGAAGCCTTCCtcaacgccctcgtcctctgcAACAACGCGACCGTGACGGACGGCAAGAAGGAGCCCGAGACGGACTCGAGCAGCGTCACGACGGCCTTTGAGCCTGCCGAGTggaaggccgtcggcgagccgacCGAGATCGCGCTCAAGGTCTTCGCCTTGCGCTTCGGCAGGAACAAGACGTCGTCGGAtcgcttcgtcgccgagcacccATTCGACTCGTCCTGCAAGCTCATGAGCGTCGTCTACGACGGCCCaaccgacggccgccgcttcgtccacacaaagggcgccgtcgaggtcatGCTGCCCAAGCTCGATGAGACGGACCAGCTCAAGCAGGCCAtccacgacgaggccgaggccatggctgccgacggcctgcGCGTCCTCTGCATCGCCAACAAGGTCATGGGGGACCGTCCGGAGGACGACGTGCAGGACCGCGCCAAGGTCGAGTGCAACCTGCGTTTCCtgggcctcgccggcctctacgatccgcctcgtcccgagacggccgaggccgtgcGTCGCTGTCGCGAGGCCGGAATCTCCGTCCACATGGTCACGGGCGACCACGtcaagacggcgacggccatcgccCACGAGGTCGGCATCCTGTCCAAGAATGCCATGCCGACGGCCCGAAACGTCGTCATGTCGGCCGCCGAGTTCGGAAGCttgaccgacgacgaggtcgacgccctcgaaTCGCTTccgctcgtcatcgccagGTGCAGCCCCCTGACCAAGGTCAGGGTCATCCAGGCGCTGCACCGCCGCAAGGCCTTTTGCATTatgacgggcgacggcgtcaacgACTCGCCGGCGCTGAAGCAGGCCGACGTgggcatcgccatgggcgaTCGAGGCAGCGATGTGGCCAAGCAGGCGTCCGACATGGTCCTCACCGACGACAACTTTGCCTCCATCGTCACGGGCATCCAGGaaggccgacggctggcCGACAACATTCAAAAG TTCCTCCTGCACCTGCTCACGTCGAACCTGGCGCAGGTCGTTCTGCTGCTGATCGGGCTCGCCTTCAAGGATGACGAGGGTATTCCCGTCTTCCCCCTCTCCCCGCTCGAGATTCTCTGGGCCAACCTCgtgacctcgtcgccgctcgctctcggcctcggcctcgaggaggcgcAGCCGGACATTCTCCAGCGTCCCCCTCGAAGCCTCAAGTCGGGCGTCTTCaccctcgagctcgtgcgAGACCAGCTCGTGTACGGCACGCTCATGGGCTCGCTGTGTCTAACGTCGTTCATGCTCGTCGCCTACGCCGCCTCCGGCGACGGTTACCACCCTCTGCCTCATGGCTgcaacgacggcagcgccggtGACGGCCTGTGCCACGGCGTCTACCAAGCCCGTGCGACGACCTTTGCCACCCTGAGCTTCCTGCTTCTCGTCACCGCCTGGGAGGTGAAGCACTTCCGACGCAGCCTCTTCGCCATGGATGAGCGGTGGGCGGGGCCCTGCTCCGTCTTCAAGACCGTCTACCACAACCGCTTCCTCTTCTGGGCCGTGGTCGCTggcttcctcgtcacctTTCCCATCGTCTACATACCCTACCTCAACACCATTGTCTTCAAGCACGAGGGGCTCACATGGCAATGGGGCGTCGTTTTCGGATGCGTCGCTATATACGTtgcgctcgtcgaggcaTGGAAGGCCGTGAAGAGAAGGTTGAGGTTGAGCGTCGACTGGCGGTCGTCAAACCCAACCGTCGAACAGGTGTGA
- a CDS encoding arginine metabolism regulation protein iii yields the protein MGRKGMPSRSELRDYNHAVAGHAGTMCDAEGELFIKPCTQSEIDFYESANRRHPEFADLMPLFMGSLMLSDPASDGVDAALSEIISEVGAIESTKEQITASVAERIPSTAADATADAAADAQSDDNVTWVPTKGKKIKTDKAVVLENATYGFKKANILDVKLGVRLWADDAPREKKARFDKISSETTHGNLGFRIAGMRVYRGSDDSSDLDEEDYKIYDKDYGRLSVTEDNVMREFRKFIFNKTAGVDDELGKGICDAFARDLARVRDVMSRHESRMYSSSLLFVFEGDGEALNEAIGLNNALVTSATKASARDRTAKRIDSGIGLDDDVLEELESSLPQVYTLKLIDFAHAQWTPGLGPDDNMLKGVESLHRIFSEMAR from the exons ATGGGTCGAAAGGGTATGCCGAGTCGCAGTGAGCTTCGCGACTACAACCATGCCGTTGCCGGACA TGCTGGCACCATGTgtgacgccgagggcgagctctTCATCAAACCCTGCACCCAGTCCGAAATCGACTTTTACGAGTCGGCCAACCGAAGACACCCCGAATTCGCCGACCTCATGCCCCTCTTCATGGGCTCCCTGATGCTCAGCGACCCGGCGAGTGACGGTGTCGACGCAGCCTTGTCCGAGATCATCTCCGAGGTGGGCGCCATCGAGTCGACGAAAGAGCAAATAACCGCCTCCGTGGCGGAACGAATAccgagcacggcggccgaTGCAACGGCCGATGCCGCAGCCGATGCGCAGTCCGACGACAACGTCACGTGGGTCCCGACCAAGGGGAAGAAGATAAAGACGGACAAGGCGGTGGTGCTGGAGAACGCGACGTACGGCTTCAAAAAGGCCAACATCCTCGACGTCAAGCTCGGCGTGCGCTTGTgggccgacgatgccccGCGGGAGAAGAAGGCGCGATTCGACAAGATTTCGTCGGAAACGACGCACGGGAACCTCGGCTTTCGCATCGCCGGCATGAGGGTCTACCGCGGCTCCGACGATTCctccgacctcgacgaggaagactACAAGATTTACGACAAGGACTACGGACGGCTGTCGGTCACCGAGGACAACGTGATGAGAGAGTTTCGCAAGTTCATCTTCAACAagacggccggcgtcgacgatgagctgGGCAAGGGCATCTGCGACGCCTTTGCCCGCGACCTGGCAAGGGTTCGGGACGTCATGTCGCGACACGAGAGTCGCATGTACTCGTCCTCATTGCTCTTCGTCTTCGAGGGTGACGGCGAAGCGCTCAACGAGGCTATCGGCTTGAACAACGCGCTGGTGACATCGGCCACCAAGGCCTCCGCCCGCGACCGGACCGCCAAGCGGATAGACAGCGGCATCggcttggacgacgacgtcctcgaggagctcgagtcCTCGCTCCCGCAGGTATATACCTTGAAGCTCATCGACTTTGCCCACGCCCAGTGGACGCCGGGGCTCGGCCCAGACGACAACATGCTCAAGGGCGTCGAGAGTTTGCACCGTATATTCAGCGAGATGGCACGATGA
- a CDS encoding Argonaute complex, subunit Arb1 produces the protein MSSVIKDQVPMDEWHPSEADDGSDCDGRSVASNEHSHGPVQQKMKRRGKRSTAQRGPTALPKNRGTGFEEFFADPPMTPEEANLEQTEIYCPTLPFEEYLPFSRPDTLTRAAGSHSIRRIQCCIQRFRARRRLNPTQTQLFNEYLFLGGVDTEPNAFGGGHDQKDLKALTPAERRHATATDAVHLGSSADDRYYTGIGHHWTVDFTAVASAFFSTSPEHITKGNCAGVDDAACVVENFLRYVLHHDVCPEYETDVKRAVQMCSMAREEAPLLKNLMHSLPGVFNLAAADLFSPLNPQEWASFHYPRPVGFDASIVFYSTCALLGLGDVLSAARCGGPKAVATYACAVEVIAVERAPPALADRCRRLHAGDGSCRISPVGKVLCKPSKMEDGWVTPSQHAPVADAELAFFFEDAIVANMKPGMTLALEFVQLDVGIRFVRSFSNVVPTFYTFLPQALMKHYKMPRENERPAPSAIHPQADGHQDERDAEDEDETRDENGADGQRGL, from the exons atGTCATCTGTGATCAAGGATCAAGTTCCCATGGACGAATGGCACCCGTCggaggccgatgacggctCCGACTGTGATGGTCGCTCGGTTGCCTCAAACGAGCACTCTCATGGCCCCGTCCAACAGAAAATGAAACGCAGGGGCAAGAGATCAACTGCTCAGAGGGGTCCGACGGCGCTTCCCAAGAATCGTGGCACAGGTTTCGAAG AGTTTTTTGCCGATCCGCCCATGACGCCTGAGGAGGCAAATCTGGAGCAAACGGAGATCTACTGCCC GACCCTTCCATTTGAAGAGTACCTGCCATTTTCCCGTCCCGATACCCTCACCCGTGCCGCTGGCTCACATTCCATCAGGCGAATCCAGTGCTGCATCCAGCGCTTCCGTGCACGCCGCCGTCTGAATCCCACGCAAACGCAGCTCTTCAACGAGTACCTTTTCCTGGGCGGGGTCGACACGGAACCGAATGCCTTTGGTGGTGGCCACGACCAAAAGGACCTCAAGGCCTTGACGCCGGCCGAAAGACGGCACGCGACCGCCACCGATGCCGTCCACCTTGGCTCCAGCGCCGACGATCGTTACTACACCGGCATTGGGCATCATTGGACCGTCGACTTCACCGCCGTCGCTTCTGCTTTTTTTTCGACGTCGCCGGAGCACATCACAAAGGGAAACTGCGCCGGCGTGGACGATGCTGCTTGCGTCGTCGAGAACTTTCTCCGATACGTGTTGCACCACGATGTCTGTCCCGAGTACGAGACCGACGTGAAGCGGGCGGTGCAGATGTGCTCGATGGCCAGGGAGGAGGCGCCTCTTCTGAAAAACCTCATGCATTCTCTGCCCGGCGTCTtcaacctcgccgccgcggacCTTTTCTCCCCGTTGAACCCGCAAGAGTGGGCCTCGTTCCATTACCCGCGACCGGTCGGCTTCGACGCCAGCATCGTGTTTTACTCCACATGCGCTCttctcggccttggcgacgTTCTGAGCGCTGCCCGTTGCGGGGGACCAAAGGCCGTGGCGACGTACGCGTGCGCCGTGGAAGTCATCGCCGTTGAGCGCGCACCGCCTGCCCTCGCCGATCGGTGCAGGCGACTCCACGCAGGAGACGGAAGTTGCCGAATATCACCTGTGGGCAAGGTACTGTGCAAGCCATCCAagatggaggatggatgggtgaCGCCTTCTCAACATGCTCCGGTGGCCGATGCAGAACTGGCATTTTTCTTCGAGGATGCCATCGTGGCAAACATGAAGCCGGGCATGACGCTGGCGCTGGAATTCGTGCAGTTGGATGTGGGAATCCGCTTCGTCAGGTCCTTTTCCAACGTCGTGCCGACCTTTTACACCTTCCTGCCGCAGGCGCTGATGAAGCATTACAAGATGCCGCGCGAGAATGAGCGGCCTGCACCGTCAGCAATCCATCCACAGGCAGACGGCCATCAGGATGAGAgagatgccgaggacgaggacgagacgagggACGAGAATGGTGCCGACGGTCAAAGGGGCCTGTAG